A window of Rhodothermales bacterium genomic DNA:
AGGCGCCGTGCACGCGTTCCGCATTGACGTGGCCTCGGGAGCCGCCGAGCCCCTGGCGCGCATGGTGCTGGAGGGCGTTGACGGTCCTGCAGGATTGGGCAGCAGTCTGGGCATGCATCTGGACCATGTCGTGGTGGGCGCCCCCATGCTGGACCGCACGGGAGCCCTGGTCGTATTCGACGGTTACAATGGCTGGGTGGAAATGGCCCGTGCCGCGGCGCCCGACATGGAGGGCGTCCGCATGTTCGGATTCGGATCGGGTCTTGCCGTCTCGCGGACCGATGTGGCGGTGAGCACGTCCACAGGTGCCGTCCTGGTGTCTCCGTTCGCGGCCGAACCCCGGTTCTCGCTGATCACGGCACCCGACGAGCGCCGTACGCCGAGCTTCGGTACCGGCTTGGCCATCCACGGCGATGTGCTGGCCATAGGTTCACCGGGTGCGGATTTCGAGGCCGGTGTGGCCTCGGCCTATGAGCGGAGCGCGGCCTCCGGGCGCTGGATGGACGCCGGCATCCTGACCAGCGACGTGTCGTATCTGGATGCGATCACCGGAGGCGAGGTGAAGTGTGAGGATGGCAAGGCCGGTACTTTCGGATGCGAGGGGGTGGACCTGGTCGCCTTCCTGCCCATTTCGGACGTGTCATCCAACCGGGGCGTCGGCATGACCGACATCTGGGGATGGACCGATCAGGAGACCGGTAAGGAGTGGGTGCTCGCCGGTCGTACGGAGGGCATTTCCTTCATCGACATCAGCAATCCGTCGAATCCGGTCTACGTGGGCGAATTGCCCAAGACAGCCACGTCTCCCGGAAGCGGCTGGCGCGACGTGAAAGTGTACAGGGACCATGCATATGTGGTCGCCGATGGCGCGCGTCACCACGGTGTCCAGATTTTTGACCTGCGGCAACTCCGTGATGTGGATCCGGCCGACATGCCGGTTACGTTCATGCAGACGAACTGGTACGGTGGCGTGGCCAGCACGCACAACTTCGTGATCAACGAGGAGTCCGGTTTCGGATTCGCCGTCGGGAACGGTTCGGGCGGTGAAACCTGTAACGGGCAGCTGCACATGCTGGACCTTCGCGATCCAGCCAACCCCGTGTTCGCCGGGTGCTATTCACACCCGGAGGCGGGCGGCACGCACGATTCGCAGTGTGTGAACTATCACGGACCCGATGCGGAGTATCAGGGCCGTGAAATCTGCCTCAACTCCAATGGATCATCGTTCATCGTGGCGGACGTGACCGACAAGGCGAATCCGGTCACCGTAGCGCGGGCCACGTATCCCCTGACGGCCTACACGCACCAGGGGTGGCTTACGGAAGACCACCGGTATTTCTACATGAATGATGAGCTCGACGAGTTGAACAACCTCGTTTCCGGCACGCGTACGCTCATCTGGGACATGCAGGACCTGGACGATCCGCTGCTGGTGGGTGAATACACCGCCGACAACAATGCGAGTGATCACAATCTGTATGTCCGCGGGAATCTGATGTATCAGGCCAATTACCAGGCCGGCCTGCGGATCCTGGACATATCAGACCCGCTGAACCCGATTACGGTCGGACACTTCGACACCGTCCCTTTCGGCGAGAACGAGGCTGGCTTCGGCGGCGCGTGGAGTGTGTTTCCGTATTTCGAGAGTGGCGTGTTGCCCGTCACGAGCCGCGGCGAGGGCCTGTTCCTGCTGCGCAAACAGGAGCAGGATCTGTAGGAGCCAGGGCGTAGTGTGAACACGCCCTGATTGAACCCGGCAACCTGACGCTCTGGCCCGGCACGGCCCGTAGGCGATCTCCC
This region includes:
- a CDS encoding choice-of-anchor B family protein, giving the protein MISTFRAFTALFLFLAVPAAPTAMAQTFPGSSAEYMTGLGFGGALAAGEHEIFAGSAPVGWPRGDEPAGEVYQFVLSEGAWTEAARMTAPEASIGDDFGRTIALQGDRLVVGAPGLATAYVYARASDGSWTVEGRLTPSILEGDAEFGGAYARGGARRQNIAIGDGFIAVTAYDATVNSGAVHVFVHQGDGWHETARLDVDGGEADRFAFAIAAHGAHLVIGAPGEDERKGAVHAFRIDVASGAAEPLARMVLEGVDGPAGLGSSLGMHLDHVVVGAPMLDRTGALVVFDGYNGWVEMARAAAPDMEGVRMFGFGSGLAVSRTDVAVSTSTGAVLVSPFAAEPRFSLITAPDERRTPSFGTGLAIHGDVLAIGSPGADFEAGVASAYERSAASGRWMDAGILTSDVSYLDAITGGEVKCEDGKAGTFGCEGVDLVAFLPISDVSSNRGVGMTDIWGWTDQETGKEWVLAGRTEGISFIDISNPSNPVYVGELPKTATSPGSGWRDVKVYRDHAYVVADGARHHGVQIFDLRQLRDVDPADMPVTFMQTNWYGGVASTHNFVINEESGFGFAVGNGSGGETCNGQLHMLDLRDPANPVFAGCYSHPEAGGTHDSQCVNYHGPDAEYQGREICLNSNGSSFIVADVTDKANPVTVARATYPLTAYTHQGWLTEDHRYFYMNDELDELNNLVSGTRTLIWDMQDLDDPLLVGEYTADNNASDHNLYVRGNLMYQANYQAGLRILDISDPLNPITVGHFDTVPFGENEAGFGGAWSVFPYFESGVLPVTSRGEGLFLLRKQEQDL